The Mauremys reevesii isolate NIE-2019 linkage group 1, ASM1616193v1, whole genome shotgun sequence genome segment TTTACTCACAGAAAACCAAAGACctttgccccgccccctgccccgcccctcctctgaggcctcACCCCTGCCTCGCCCCTTCTCctaggccccgcccccccgctcactccatctcccctcgctctgtcgctcactctccccgccctcactcacttgctcattttccccaggctggggcagggggttgggatgcgggagtgggtgagagctccagcttcgggtgggggctctggggtggggcaagaaGTGAATACTTCagtatgtgggagggggctcagggctgaggcagtgCGTTGGGATGTGGgatcaggtgagggctctggctgggatgcgggctctggggtggggccagggatgaggggttcagggtgccggAGGGCCTCTGGGCTCGGGGGTGGAGCCGATGGGTTTGGAGTATAGGAGGTGGGCTCTGGGAAGAGACAcaaggttggggtgtgggagggagtcagAGATTCAGGCTCCGGGCGGCACGTACCTCAAGCAGCTCTCAGAAGCAGcatcatgtccccactctggctcctacggGGACGTGCAACCAGGTAGCTCTTCATGTTGTCTGGTCTTCAGGCTCCACcctacaactcccattggctgtagttcctggcaaatgggagctgcagagctggtgcttggggcgggcgcagcgcgcagagccctctggatgcccctatgcctaggagctggagaagggacgtGCCACTGCTTCTGAGAGCCACACGGcaccatggcaggcagggagcctgccttagcactgcTGTGCCACCGACTGGACGTTTAATTGCCCCGTCTGTAGTGCTGACCAGAACCaccaaggtccctttttcaccaggCAGTCTGTtcgaaaaccggatgcctggcaaacCTAAGAGGAGGAGAAGTGGGTAGCGACTCAGGGGAGGTCACCCTACACTGAATGGGCTAGGCTGGGGTAGGAGCTAGCTGTGCCTCTGTGTGGGAGCTGAGGCCAGTTTCCACCCCGTTGCATTGCTGGAGCAGCACAAATGGAGCAGATGGGGAGGGAACCTTGGCCTGAGTCTCTTGCCAGGACGCCTGTGTGTCAGACCCTCACTCACACatgcagctctgccctgcctcggTGGGGAGTGGACTCAGCAAGCATATGGTGTGCAGAGCCATCCTCAGCGGTGGTGCGGGTGGGCTGCCTGAATGGCCTCTCCTGACATGGTCTCTAACATGACTCAGTCACAAACACGTGGCTGAGGGTGTAGGGGAAAGGTGGATGTCCATGCCCCTTGAATAGCTCCTGTCCACAGCTGGTGCAGCCCCATGGATCACGCAGCACCCAGAGGGCAGCTTTTCTCATGGCCCATGGATGTTTAACCAGAGACAGGACAATGACAGGCCAGGTGTAATGGGAAACAACATCCCCATCTCTTCTCTTTATTGACTGTATCCACAGGAATTCTGTGGTCAGAGCAGGCACTGATACAGCTCTTTATGGGCCAACATCCCACCTATCCCCTGGCTATGGATGAACACAGTCACTTTGTAAATGTTGCTGCCAGGCTTGGTCTCCTTCCTCCAGTGCCCTGTCCTCCCTCACCAGCCCCTCTCCCATTGCTCCAGATCATAGATCCCGTCTGAACCTTTCTCTACAGAGTGGAGATCACTAGCTCATGTCCTCTCAGATGCAAGTGTCCAGGATGGAATAGGTGGCCTGTGTTTTTTGTATCCCATGTCACCAGCACTGGAGCTGGGTGATGAACTGACCCTTCACTTGACAAACACCCTGATTATCCTCGCAcaaaggtgtttgcttttcacgctgTACACAATTGGGTTCATCAGGAGTGGGAACACTAGGTAGACGTAGCCAATGAGAATCGGAAGCAAGGGAGAAGAGTTCTTCATGAATCTGTGTATCACAGACAAGCCGAGCACTGGTGTGTAAAAGAGCAGAACAGCGCAGAAGTGGGAGACACAGGTGCTCAGGGCCCTGAGGCGCTCCGCATGGGACgtgatgctcagcactgttttgaggatcatcacataagagaggaGGATGAGCAGCGAGTCCAACCCCACCGTGGAGATTGTAACAAACAAGCCATAGATGCTGCTGACTGTGATATCTGAACAAGCCATCTTCATGACCTCCTGGTTTATGCAGTAGCAGTGGGAGAGGACACTGGTTCGACAGTATTGGTAGCgtttcaggagaaaggggagtgggaaTATTACGGCCACCCCTCTTAGCACAAACAGTAGCCCCATCTTGACTATTCTTGACGGGGTTAAGTTAGAAGCATATCTCAGCGGGTTAGAGATTGCAAcgaagcggtcaaaggccatcaacaacAGCACGGAGGATTCAGTGAATGAAAAtgagtggatgaagaacagctgggcaaAACAAGCATCAAGGCTGATCTCCCTAGAGTTAAACAAGAATAGGCCCAGTGTTGACGGTATGGTTGATATCGATAAACCAAGGTCTGTGacggccaacatggaaaggaaaatgtacatgggctcatggagggttggatctgtttttataatgaacagaatgagtGAATTTCCTAATATTGAAATAACATACATTAAAAAGAAGGGGATAGAGATCCAGAGATGGATctcttcctgcccaggtatcccggtgagaaggaacactgcagtGTTGAAgttggtgtcattgacagctgacataatgtcctgggcaggtcccaggagttttgaactttccttcctaaaaggaaaaagaacagaagacTAGATGATATTTAACGAGACATCTTTCTGTTCTGAGTGCAAGTCTAGAGATTCCCAGGAGCTCAAGGAAGATCAGCAAAAACATAGTCTTGAATTTACACCACTGGTGGGAAGAAAGGCACTGCCAGACTCGATTAGACCTGCAGTCCATCTAGCCCCATATCCAGTGGCCAACAtgagatgctgcagaggaaggtagaAGAAGCCCTGCAATAGGCAGCTATGCTCCCAGGGAAACTTTCCCCCTGTCACTCACTAGTTAGACATATtttgtggtgtaaatcaggaggttTAGAGCCCTTCCAGACTTTCTAAAAACAATCCTCATTCCTGTAATTGTATTTTCTAGCTACCCATATAAACATCCTGTCCCTCTTTGAATCCTACTAAACTCTTGGTTCCATTGATATCTTGTGGCTATTGGTTCCGCAGCCTACTTGAGCACGGTGTGATTTTATAATCGTGACCTTCCCACAAACACCCTTTCTGGCCCTCCACTTCTGAGTGTGGCCCATTGTATCATGCCATAGCAAATGCATGGTGAAAACTTATCCATGTAGCCCAGTTGGCCAGCTTATCTGTATTATATTCACTGCTTTTCTTTATATTTTGTGTTATTATATTCAACTGTAATGCAAGGACCCTACAGGCTCGTATCCTGTAAGACTTTGTCTTCAGCAGTTAgcatgaggcctgaggcctatgaactttggcATAAATAAACTTAGGTAACCCATAAGTTATGGGGAACTGGAAGTAAAGTGTAGGGGGCAAATTTTATCCATAACCACATCAACCAACCATAGAACATGAACTAACACCAGCTTCTGGAAGGTTTCAGTTGGAACATCTGACCACAAAGGTGCCATGACAACGAATTCACATATATGACAATGAGGTGAAATCATTAATACACTAACCTATAGAAGAAGGACATCTTAACATTGGTAAGGGAAGGATATACGTATAATGAAGAGGGGAGAAACCCCTATTAAATATTCATTAGACATGGTAACGTCAgaataacatattataaaagtggcatcccagggccacaggggagagaaatgtaGACCTTGGTAGGGGCCAGAGtgatggccactggtgaagaTGAGACTGGCgaaggtgatgaggaagataatggctaacGTTTCAagttgttctgcaagggatggtgtcAGTATGGATATTCAGATGTACTATCTGTATTATCTCTGTCTACCTGACTGAGTTACAGTTACAATGCTTTCTAAAGCAAAAGTTATATCATTTACACATCTATGATGTAGCACATACATAAATCCATTCTTTCCCCTCTGATCTTCcttcagagatgatttctcaggTTAGAGTGGGACTTAAAATGTAGCGTCTGTCATCTGGATTTCTTCACAACCTGAAAAGTTCGCAGCATCTCTGCCCTCATTCAATCATTTGCCAGCAAACAAAAGTCTAGTAGCTGCTCTGTCCCTGGGTTAATAGCTGACTGGTTCTCCTCAGGTTCGGTTCT includes the following:
- the LOC120401750 gene encoding olfactory receptor 51G2-like; this encodes MSAVNDTNFNTAVFLLTGIPGQEEIHLWISIPFFLMYVISILGNSLILFIIKTDPTLHEPMYIFLSMLAVTDLGLSISTIPSTLGLFLFNSREISLDACFAQLFFIHSFSFTESSVLLLMAFDRFVAISNPLRYASNLTPSRIVKMGLLFVLRGVAVIFPLPFLLKRYQYCRTSVLSHCYCINQEVMKMACSDITVSSIYGLFVTISTVGLDSLLILLSYVMILKTVLSITSHAERLRALSTCVSHFCAVLLFYTPVLGLSVIHRFMKNSSPLLPILIGYVYLVFPLLMNPIVYSVKSKHLCARIIRVFVK